Proteins from one Amycolatopsis endophytica genomic window:
- a CDS encoding DMT family transporter, which translates to MLAAGTAVVLWASAFVAIRAAGEYFAPGALALGRLASGAVALLVVLVVRGEGVPKRGAWPGIVVSGVLWFGAYMVALNWGEQLVDAGTAAMVVNVGPILIALLGGWVLREGFPRRLLAGLGVSFAGAVVVGVSMSGKGQAPVLGVLLCLLAAVTYAGGVVSQKPALKHASALQVTTFGCLVGAVACLPFTGQLVSDLRDAPASATLSMLYLGLFPTALAFTTWAYALARTTAGKMGSTTYAVPAIVVLMSWAVLGEVPAWLSLVGGVLCLAGVAVSRTRRKRAPEHERQRL; encoded by the coding sequence ATGCTCGCCGCGGGGACGGCCGTCGTGTTGTGGGCGTCGGCGTTTGTGGCGATTCGGGCGGCGGGGGAGTACTTCGCGCCGGGGGCTCTGGCGTTGGGCAGGCTTGCCTCGGGGGCGGTGGCCTTGCTCGTCGTGTTGGTCGTGCGGGGGGAAGGGGTGCCGAAGAGGGGGGCGTGGCCGGGGATCGTCGTCTCGGGGGTGTTGTGGTTCGGGGCCTACATGGTGGCGCTGAACTGGGGTGAACAGCTCGTGGACGCGGGGACGGCGGCGATGGTGGTGAACGTCGGGCCCATCCTCATCGCCCTGCTCGGCGGGTGGGTGCTGCGCGAGGGGTTTCCGCGGCGGCTGCTGGCGGGGCTCGGCGTGTCGTTCGCCGGGGCCGTCGTCGTCGGGGTGTCGATGTCCGGGAAGGGGCAGGCGCCCGTGCTGGGCGTCCTGCTCTGCCTGCTGGCGGCGGTCACCTACGCGGGCGGTGTAGTGAGCCAGAAGCCGGCGCTGAAGCACGCCTCGGCGTTGCAGGTCACCACTTTCGGGTGCCTCGTCGGGGCGGTCGCGTGCCTGCCGTTCACCGGGCAGCTCGTCAGCGACCTGCGCGACGCGCCTGCCTCGGCCACATTGAGCATGCTCTACCTCGGCCTGTTCCCGACCGCGCTGGCGTTCACCACCTGGGCCTACGCGCTGGCGCGCACGACCGCGGGGAAGATGGGCTCGACGACCTACGCGGTGCCGGCGATCGTGGTGCTGATGTCGTGGGCCGTGCTCGGCGAGGTGCCGGCCTGGTTGTCGCTGGTGGGCGGGGTGTTGTGCCTGGCCGGGGTCGCTGTTTCCCGGACCCGCCGGAAACGGGCCCCGGAGCACGAGCGGCAACGGTTGTGA
- a CDS encoding MSMEG_6728 family protein, whose protein sequence is MQTFLPYPGFAETAHVLDTRRLGKQRVETLQVLRALTVPGYGWRHHPAAKMWTGYEEALTRYGLEVCRVWCEAGRSDTCAVKLTGELGAAVGVEEPRDEAALREAGELPPWLGDPDFHRSHQSALLRKDPAFYGRWFSGVPDDLPYVWPASDRPSRVRSGQR, encoded by the coding sequence ATGCAGACGTTCCTGCCCTACCCGGGGTTCGCCGAGACCGCGCACGTGCTCGACACGCGGCGCCTGGGCAAGCAGCGGGTCGAGACGCTGCAGGTGCTGCGGGCGCTCACGGTGCCGGGCTACGGATGGCGGCACCACCCCGCGGCGAAGATGTGGACCGGGTACGAGGAGGCGCTGACCCGCTACGGCCTGGAGGTGTGCCGGGTGTGGTGCGAGGCCGGGCGGAGCGACACGTGCGCGGTGAAACTGACCGGTGAGCTCGGGGCGGCGGTGGGCGTGGAGGAGCCGCGCGACGAGGCAGCGCTTCGGGAGGCGGGGGAATTGCCGCCGTGGCTGGGGGACCCGGACTTCCACCGCAGCCACCAGTCGGCGTTGCTGCGCAAGGATCCGGCGTTCTACGGGCGCTGGTTCTCAGGCGTGCCGGACGACCTGCCCTACGTGTGGCCCGCGTCGGACCGGCCCTCGCGGGTGCGGTCCGGGCAGCGTTGA
- a CDS encoding DUF5914 domain-containing protein, which produces MPLRDRWPRTWPLQPVPRLPWARQEPTYRDAKPSLIEAALKRAEARPSGNWFVFTASRDVRADRPYGFSVAGVELVAWRDPAGSLLVAPGACPHLGAPMALGSVDGDGLLCRWHGLRVDGRACHPAFDDGVLAWVRLDRLGGEEPLPEPVVPARPTGGVDSVARLDGVCEPRDIIANRLDPWHGSWFHPYSFTRLTVLSAPDEVDVAEEDDRFLVSVTFRVAPSLGVPVEAEFTCPDPRTIVMRITDGEGVGSVVETHATPLGPGRDGRPRTAVIEAVVAASSRPGFAVARAAAPVLRPLMRHTAARLWKDDLAYAERRYRLRSEGWPRR; this is translated from the coding sequence ATGCCGTTGCGTGACCGCTGGCCGAGGACCTGGCCGTTGCAGCCGGTCCCGCGCCTGCCGTGGGCGCGCCAGGAACCGACCTATCGCGACGCCAAGCCTTCGCTGATCGAAGCCGCGTTGAAACGCGCCGAAGCCAGGCCGTCGGGAAACTGGTTCGTCTTCACCGCGAGCCGCGACGTGCGCGCCGACCGGCCCTACGGGTTCTCGGTCGCCGGTGTGGAACTGGTCGCCTGGCGGGACCCCGCGGGCTCGCTGCTGGTCGCCCCGGGCGCGTGCCCGCACCTGGGCGCCCCGATGGCACTCGGTTCCGTCGACGGCGACGGGCTGCTGTGCCGGTGGCACGGGCTGCGCGTCGACGGCCGTGCCTGCCACCCCGCCTTCGACGACGGCGTGCTGGCGTGGGTGCGCCTGGACCGCCTCGGTGGCGAGGAACCGCTGCCGGAACCAGTCGTCCCCGCGCGGCCCACTGGAGGGGTGGACTCGGTGGCGCGTCTCGACGGCGTCTGCGAACCACGCGACATCATCGCGAACCGCCTCGATCCGTGGCACGGCTCGTGGTTCCACCCGTACTCCTTCACCCGGCTCACGGTGCTCTCCGCCCCGGACGAGGTCGATGTCGCCGAGGAGGACGACCGTTTCCTGGTGTCGGTGACCTTCCGGGTCGCCCCCTCCCTGGGCGTGCCCGTCGAAGCGGAGTTCACCTGCCCTGATCCGCGCACGATCGTCATGCGCATCACCGACGGCGAGGGCGTCGGCAGCGTCGTGGAAACCCACGCCACGCCGCTGGGCCCCGGCCGCGACGGCCGCCCCCGGACCGCGGTGATCGAAGCAGTGGTGGCCGCGTCCTCGCGTCCCGGTTTCGCCGTGGCACGCGCCGCCGCTCCAGTGCTCCGCCCCCTGATGCGCCATACCGCCGCCCGCCTGTGGAAGGACGACCTCGCCTACGCGGAGCGGCGCTACCGGCTGCGCAGCGAGGGATGGCCGCGGAGGTAG
- a CDS encoding NAD(P)/FAD-dependent oxidoreductase, with the protein MTDRRAVRHRAPSGGLSPQVPRSVVVVGGGIAGLTAATGLAERGVAVTVVESCDVLGGRVAAWTDELADGSTVSMSRGFHAFFRQYYNLRALLRRADPDLRRLTPVEDYPLIDAEGRRDTFRGLPSAPPWNALLFALRSPTFRVTDLLRLNARAAAPLAAVSVPRTYELLDQVDAQAFLERINFPPAARHLAFEVFSRSFFAPPSDMSAAELATMFHLYFLGSSEGLVFDVPDSAYDTALWEPLRDYLVRLGVRFRTGTPVERVDRDGSRWVVDDLVADGVVLAPDVAGLQAIVRDSPGLDDADWRSRVLGLRTAPPFLVHRLWLDRPVASGRPAFLATGGLGPLDNVSVLDRYEREAASWPGSVVELHAYAAADEEPVVRTQLVDRLHQLYPETASARIVGSLSQWRQDCPLFGVGDFARRPRVRTPFDGLVLAGDGIRIDLPVALMERAAATGWHAANCLLARWGLAGHELTTVPVRGRFAPLRALASLGG; encoded by the coding sequence GTGACCGACCGCCGCGCCGTCCGCCACCGAGCCCCCTCCGGCGGGCTGTCCCCCCAGGTTCCCCGTTCGGTCGTCGTCGTGGGCGGCGGGATCGCGGGCCTCACCGCGGCCACCGGACTGGCCGAGCGCGGCGTTGCGGTGACCGTGGTGGAAAGCTGCGACGTGCTGGGCGGACGGGTCGCGGCCTGGACCGACGAGCTGGCCGACGGCAGCACCGTGTCGATGAGCCGCGGCTTCCACGCGTTCTTCCGGCAGTACTACAACCTGCGCGCCCTGCTGCGGCGCGCCGACCCGGACCTGCGGCGGCTCACGCCGGTCGAGGACTACCCGCTCATCGACGCCGAGGGCCGCCGGGACACCTTCCGCGGACTGCCTTCCGCTCCGCCGTGGAACGCGCTGCTGTTCGCGTTGCGCAGCCCCACGTTCCGGGTCACCGACCTGCTCCGCCTCAACGCCCGCGCCGCCGCTCCCCTCGCCGCGGTGTCCGTCCCGCGCACCTACGAGCTGCTCGACCAGGTGGACGCGCAGGCGTTCCTGGAACGCATCAACTTCCCTCCCGCCGCGCGGCATCTGGCCTTCGAGGTGTTCTCCCGCAGCTTCTTCGCGCCGCCCTCGGACATGTCGGCCGCCGAGCTCGCCACGATGTTCCACCTCTACTTCCTCGGCTCGTCCGAAGGGCTCGTGTTCGACGTGCCCGACTCGGCCTACGACACCGCGCTGTGGGAGCCGCTGCGTGACTACCTGGTGCGGCTCGGGGTGCGGTTCCGGACCGGGACCCCGGTGGAGCGGGTGGACCGCGACGGCTCACGGTGGGTGGTGGACGATCTGGTCGCCGACGGCGTCGTCCTCGCGCCCGATGTGGCGGGGCTGCAAGCCATCGTGCGCGACTCCCCGGGCCTGGACGACGCGGACTGGCGCTCCCGCGTGCTCGGACTGCGGACCGCGCCACCGTTCCTGGTGCACCGGCTGTGGCTGGACCGCCCCGTCGCGTCCGGGCGCCCGGCGTTCCTGGCCACCGGCGGGCTCGGCCCGCTGGACAACGTCAGTGTCCTGGACCGCTACGAACGCGAGGCCGCCTCCTGGCCGGGCTCCGTCGTGGAACTGCACGCCTACGCCGCGGCCGACGAGGAACCGGTGGTGCGCACGCAGCTCGTGGACCGCCTGCACCAGCTCTACCCGGAGACCGCCTCGGCCCGGATCGTCGGCTCGCTGTCGCAGTGGCGGCAGGACTGCCCGCTGTTCGGCGTCGGCGACTTCGCCCGCCGCCCCCGCGTGCGCACCCCGTTCGACGGTCTGGTGCTCGCCGGAGACGGCATCCGCATCGATCTGCCGGTCGCGCTGATGGAACGCGCGGCCGCGACCGGCTGGCACGCCGCGAACTGCCTGCTCGCGCGCTGGGGCCTGGCCGGACACGAACTGACCACCGTGCCCGTTCGCGGGCGGTTCGCGCCGCTGCGGGCACTGGCTTCGCTGGGAGGGTGA
- a CDS encoding class I SAM-dependent methyltransferase yields MTLHRTGLARAAVPGAFDTGAAAYDRLVGANPGYHEHLRLSARRMRLPGEGRGLRLLDAGCGTGASTAALLAAAPHAEIVAFDASAAMLAQARRKSWPPTVHFVHTTVEDLAASGVSGPFDGIFAAYLIRNLADPDAQLRALRALLKPGGTFAAHEYSVRDSVTARLVWTAVCWSIIIPAGRVTTGDATLYRHLWRSVTTFDGATRFRHRLTEAGFTAVHSETMTGWQRGVVHTFLATNPGETA; encoded by the coding sequence ATGACTCTGCACCGCACCGGCCTGGCCCGCGCGGCCGTGCCCGGCGCCTTCGACACCGGCGCCGCCGCCTACGACCGGCTCGTCGGCGCCAACCCCGGCTACCACGAGCACCTGCGGCTCTCGGCCCGCCGGATGCGGTTGCCGGGCGAGGGCCGCGGCCTGCGCCTGCTCGACGCCGGATGCGGCACCGGCGCCTCCACCGCCGCCCTGCTCGCGGCCGCCCCGCACGCCGAGATCGTCGCCTTCGACGCCTCCGCCGCGATGCTCGCCCAGGCCCGGCGCAAGTCCTGGCCGCCGACCGTCCACTTCGTCCACACCACCGTCGAAGACCTTGCGGCGTCCGGTGTTTCGGGTCCGTTCGACGGGATCTTCGCCGCCTACCTGATCCGCAACCTCGCCGATCCCGACGCCCAGCTGCGTGCCCTGCGGGCGCTGCTGAAACCGGGCGGGACGTTCGCGGCACACGAGTACTCGGTCCGTGATTCGGTGACGGCCCGTCTGGTGTGGACCGCGGTGTGCTGGAGCATCATCATCCCCGCCGGCCGCGTCACCACCGGGGACGCCACCCTCTACCGGCACCTGTGGCGCAGCGTCACGACCTTCGACGGCGCCACCCGCTTCCGCCACCGCCTCACCGAAGCCGGGTTCACCGCCGTTCACAGCGAAACCATGACCGGCTGGCAGCGCGGCGTCGTGCACACCTTCCTCGCCACCAACCCCGGGGAGACCGCGTGA
- a CDS encoding lycopene cyclase domain-containing protein — MTGLGYTLPAVLAVVAVCVWELAILRTGLFRKPAYWISMAIVVGFQIPVDGWLTKLSAPIVLYAPEHTSGLRFPWDIPVEDFLFGFALVTAVLLRWERHTRVRKDAA, encoded by the coding sequence GTGACCGGGCTGGGGTACACGCTGCCCGCGGTGCTCGCGGTCGTCGCCGTCTGCGTGTGGGAGCTGGCGATCCTGCGTACCGGGCTGTTCCGCAAACCCGCGTACTGGATCTCGATGGCGATCGTCGTCGGCTTCCAGATCCCGGTCGATGGCTGGCTCACCAAGCTCAGCGCGCCCATCGTGCTCTACGCGCCCGAGCACACCAGCGGTCTCCGCTTCCCGTGGGACATCCCGGTCGAGGACTTCCTGTTCGGGTTCGCGCTGGTCACCGCCGTGCTGCTGCGGTGGGAGCGGCACACCCGCGTGCGGAAGGACGCCGCATGA
- a CDS encoding lycopene cyclase domain-containing protein, whose protein sequence is MDHFQYLFVLAGCLLITLPLEFLGARVYRRPVALARAVLPVALVFLVWDAIAIAGHVWWYEPRFVTGVRLPFAIPLEELLFFLVIPVCGVLTYGCVQAMLGRLTALRKVRR, encoded by the coding sequence ATGGACCACTTCCAGTACCTGTTCGTGCTGGCGGGGTGCCTGCTGATCACCCTGCCGCTGGAGTTCCTCGGCGCCCGCGTGTACCGGCGGCCGGTGGCGCTGGCGCGCGCGGTGCTGCCGGTGGCGCTGGTGTTCCTGGTGTGGGACGCGATCGCCATCGCCGGCCACGTCTGGTGGTACGAGCCGCGGTTCGTCACCGGGGTCCGGCTGCCGTTCGCGATCCCGCTGGAGGAACTGCTGTTCTTCCTGGTCATCCCGGTGTGCGGGGTGCTGACCTATGGATGCGTGCAGGCGATGCTCGGGCGACTGACGGCGCTGCGGAAGGTGCGCCGGTGA
- a CDS encoding phytoene/squalene synthase family protein — MTGALDAAGITEPRLREAYVRCRRLNAEHGRTYYLATRLLTKAQRPAVHALYGFARFADDIVDSAPPGSDPAARLEALSAKLFAGLDSGHSDDPVLAAVVDTAGRYGIRRDLFTAFLDSMRMDLTVSEYPDREALETYVHGSAEVIGLQMLPVLGTVGEPGEAAPYAAALGKAFQLTNFLRDIGEDLDRGRVYLPADELAAFGVDRDLLLWCHRNRHTDTRVRSALAAQHATTRRIYAYARDGIDRLHPASRPCIATALVLYSEILDRIEAAGFAVFSHRARVGRARRAQLAASGLARAMWARRGRRADGLAPAATERWA, encoded by the coding sequence ATGACCGGTGCACTCGACGCCGCGGGCATCACCGAACCGCGCCTGCGTGAGGCCTACGTCCGCTGCCGCCGCCTCAACGCCGAGCACGGCCGCACCTACTACCTGGCCACGCGGCTGCTGACCAAGGCGCAGCGCCCGGCCGTGCACGCGCTCTACGGGTTCGCCCGCTTCGCCGACGACATCGTGGATTCCGCTCCCCCGGGCAGCGACCCGGCGGCACGCCTGGAAGCGCTGTCCGCGAAGCTGTTCGCCGGCCTGGACAGCGGCCACAGCGACGATCCGGTCCTCGCCGCGGTCGTCGACACCGCCGGGCGCTACGGCATCCGGCGCGACCTGTTCACCGCGTTCCTCGACTCGATGCGGATGGACCTCACGGTCTCGGAGTACCCGGACCGGGAGGCACTGGAGACCTACGTCCACGGCTCGGCCGAGGTCATCGGACTGCAGATGCTGCCCGTGCTGGGCACGGTCGGCGAACCGGGCGAGGCCGCGCCCTACGCGGCCGCGCTGGGCAAGGCCTTCCAGCTGACCAACTTCCTGCGCGACATCGGCGAAGACCTCGACCGCGGCCGCGTCTACCTGCCCGCCGACGAGCTGGCGGCGTTCGGCGTCGACCGCGACCTGCTGCTGTGGTGCCATCGCAACCGGCACACCGACACCCGCGTCCGGTCCGCGCTCGCCGCGCAGCACGCCACCACCCGCCGCATCTACGCCTACGCCCGCGACGGCATCGACCGGCTGCACCCGGCGTCGCGGCCGTGCATCGCGACCGCGCTGGTGCTGTACTCGGAGATCCTGGACCGGATCGAGGCCGCCGGGTTCGCCGTGTTCAGCCACCGGGCCAGGGTCGGCCGGGCCCGCCGCGCGCAGCTGGCGGCGTCCGGGCTGGCGAGGGCGATGTGGGCCAGACGGGGCAGGCGCGCGGACGGCCTGGCCCCGGCCGCGACGGAGAGGTGGGCGTGA
- the crtI gene encoding phytoene desaturase family protein, producing the protein MRTVTGPAEEIVVVGAGLSGLAAALHLAGRGRRVTVVEREPVPGGRAGRLDLDGYRFDTGPTVLTMPDLVDETLAAVGDSVANRLDLVPLAPAYRARFADGSALDVHSDPEAMTEAVRAFAGPSEAEGYRRLRAWLTGLYRTEFDRFVGANFDSPLALVTPHLARLVAMGAFGPLDRRIGRFLRDERLRRVFSFQSLYAGQSPQRALAVYAIIAYMDTVAGVFFPRGGMRALPDALASAAADAGVEFRYGEEVTELERSGARIRRVRTTGGSLRADAVVLTTELPAAYDLLGRAPRRPVPLRPAPSAVVLHLGVRGELDTAHHTISFGAEWRRTFRELIREGRLMSDPSLLVTRPTATDPALAPDGRELLYVLAPAPNLARGPLDWDRLGGAYADEIVEHVTKRLLPGLDSAIEARHVVTPADWARQGLFAGTPFALAHTVAQTGPFRPRNLVRGTENAVLAGGSTTPGVGVPTALISGRLAADRITGTVAAR; encoded by the coding sequence ATGCGGACCGTGACAGGCCCGGCGGAGGAGATCGTCGTCGTCGGGGCGGGGCTCTCCGGGCTGGCCGCGGCCCTGCACCTGGCCGGACGGGGCAGGCGGGTGACGGTCGTCGAACGCGAACCGGTGCCCGGCGGCCGCGCCGGACGACTCGACCTCGACGGCTACCGGTTCGACACCGGCCCGACCGTGCTGACCATGCCCGATCTGGTCGACGAAACCCTCGCCGCGGTCGGCGACAGCGTGGCGAACCGGCTGGACCTCGTCCCGCTCGCCCCCGCCTACCGGGCACGCTTCGCCGACGGCAGCGCCCTCGACGTGCACAGCGACCCCGAAGCCATGACCGAGGCCGTCCGCGCCTTCGCCGGACCGTCCGAAGCGGAGGGATACCGGCGGCTGCGGGCCTGGCTCACCGGCCTCTACCGCACCGAGTTCGACCGGTTCGTCGGCGCCAACTTCGACTCGCCACTGGCACTGGTCACCCCCCACCTCGCCCGGCTCGTGGCGATGGGCGCGTTCGGGCCGCTGGACCGCAGGATCGGCCGGTTCCTGCGCGACGAGCGCCTGCGCCGCGTGTTCTCCTTCCAGTCCCTCTACGCGGGGCAGTCACCGCAGCGCGCGCTGGCGGTCTACGCGATCATCGCCTACATGGACACCGTCGCGGGCGTGTTCTTCCCTCGCGGCGGGATGCGCGCGCTGCCCGACGCGCTGGCCTCGGCGGCGGCCGATGCCGGAGTGGAGTTCCGCTACGGCGAGGAGGTCACCGAGCTGGAGCGGTCCGGCGCGCGCATCAGGAGAGTGCGCACCACCGGCGGCAGCCTGCGCGCGGACGCCGTCGTGCTCACCACCGAGCTGCCCGCGGCCTACGACCTCCTCGGCCGCGCCCCACGACGGCCGGTGCCGTTGCGGCCCGCGCCCTCGGCCGTCGTCCTGCACCTCGGCGTCCGGGGCGAGCTCGACACGGCGCACCACACCATTTCCTTCGGCGCGGAGTGGCGGCGGACGTTCCGCGAGCTGATCCGCGAAGGACGGCTGATGAGCGACCCCTCACTGCTGGTGACCCGGCCGACGGCCACCGATCCCGCGCTCGCCCCGGACGGGCGCGAACTCCTCTACGTCCTGGCGCCCGCGCCGAACCTCGCGCGCGGCCCCCTCGACTGGGATCGCCTCGGCGGCGCCTACGCCGACGAGATCGTCGAGCACGTCACGAAGCGGCTGCTGCCCGGGCTCGACAGTGCGATCGAGGCCCGTCACGTCGTGACTCCCGCCGACTGGGCCCGCCAGGGCCTGTTCGCCGGCACCCCGTTCGCGCTGGCCCACACCGTCGCGCAGACCGGGCCGTTCCGGCCACGCAATCTGGTGCGTGGCACCGAGAACGCGGTGCTGGCCGGAGGCAGCACCACACCCGGTGTCGGTGTGCCGACCGCGCTGATCTCCGGGCGCCTGGCCGCCGACCGCATCACCGGCACGGTGGCGGCGCGATGA
- a CDS encoding isocitrate lyase/PEP mutase family protein: protein MADLLGGARDPRKRLRELIAAPGPLVAPGAYDALTARLIEQAGFDVVYMTGFGATASLIGRPDVGLLTGTEMIDNARRIVSAVDVPVIADADTGYGNALNVVRTVRAYEQAGVAGVHLEDQVSPKKCGHLSGKAVIPREEMVGKLEAAVAARRDPDFVLIARTDAAAVHGLDDAIERARAYAGAGADVLFVEAPTSEEDIATVASALSGVAPLVFNWAEGGRTPPLSLDRIGELGFSVVVYPIGALLAATAGVRALLETVRRDGTPAAALPGLPSFGEFTDLIGLPEITTLERRFSGESG, encoded by the coding sequence GTGGCAGACCTGCTGGGCGGAGCACGGGACCCGCGGAAACGGCTGCGCGAGCTGATCGCGGCGCCGGGACCGCTGGTGGCGCCCGGGGCCTACGACGCGCTCACGGCCCGCCTGATCGAGCAGGCCGGGTTCGACGTGGTCTACATGACCGGCTTCGGTGCCACCGCCTCGCTCATCGGGCGGCCGGATGTCGGCCTGCTGACCGGCACCGAAATGATCGACAACGCGCGCCGCATCGTGTCCGCGGTGGACGTCCCGGTGATCGCCGACGCCGACACCGGGTACGGCAACGCCCTCAACGTGGTGCGCACGGTGCGGGCCTACGAGCAGGCCGGCGTGGCGGGCGTCCACCTGGAGGACCAGGTCAGCCCCAAGAAGTGCGGGCACCTCAGCGGCAAGGCGGTCATCCCGCGCGAGGAGATGGTGGGCAAGCTGGAGGCGGCGGTGGCCGCCCGTCGCGATCCGGACTTCGTGCTCATCGCCCGCACCGACGCGGCGGCCGTGCACGGGCTGGACGACGCGATCGAACGCGCCCGCGCCTACGCCGGGGCCGGTGCCGACGTGCTGTTCGTCGAGGCGCCCACCAGCGAGGAGGACATCGCCACGGTCGCCTCCGCGCTGTCGGGTGTGGCGCCGCTGGTGTTCAACTGGGCCGAGGGCGGCCGCACCCCGCCGCTGTCCCTCGACCGCATCGGCGAGCTGGGGTTCTCGGTCGTGGTCTACCCGATCGGCGCGCTGCTCGCCGCGACCGCGGGCGTCCGCGCCCTGCTGGAGACCGTGCGCAGGGACGGGACGCCCGCGGCCGCGCTGCCGGGGCTGCCTTCGTTCGGCGAGTTCACCGACCTCATCGGACTGCCCGAGATCACCACGCTGGAGCGGCGGTTCTCCGGGGAGTCCGGTTAG
- a CDS encoding glycoside hydrolase family 43 protein, which yields MSTAGKITGAHGPDDPAPAPRRARTARALTCLGILLSSALLPGAVAQGAPAPRALLDQDFPDPDVLRTGTGYHAFSTSSGSGRVPVAAANDADGPWQVTGDALAADPSWVDTAGGYWAPDVTRRADGTYLMYYAAVSKADRHRCIGTAVASSIAGPYQPAGDGPLICAPGDQGNIDAQTFQTHDGTRYLLYKGEHPGGGASAIFAQKMTQDGTATDGARTEILRADRPEENGIVEAPVISQRGDRFVLFYSADDFRNATYQTRYATASSLTGPYTKADQPLMTTESLSGATEGPGGADVVGGRIYFHGWLDGQRTQRGLFGLNLEFSDGVPQVS from the coding sequence GTGAGTACGGCAGGCAAGATCACCGGAGCCCACGGACCCGACGACCCGGCCCCCGCCCCGCGACGCGCCAGGACGGCGAGAGCGTTGACCTGTCTGGGAATCCTGCTCTCCTCGGCCCTGCTGCCGGGCGCCGTCGCGCAGGGCGCGCCCGCGCCGCGCGCACTGCTCGACCAGGACTTCCCCGACCCCGATGTCCTCAGGACCGGCACCGGCTACCACGCGTTCTCCACCTCCAGCGGGTCCGGCCGGGTGCCGGTGGCCGCCGCCAACGACGCGGACGGCCCGTGGCAGGTCACCGGCGACGCGCTCGCCGCGGACCCGTCCTGGGTGGACACCGCGGGCGGCTACTGGGCACCGGACGTGACCCGGCGCGCGGACGGCACCTACCTGATGTACTACGCGGCGGTGTCCAAAGCGGACCGCCACCGTTGCATCGGCACCGCCGTCGCCTCCTCGATCGCCGGCCCCTACCAGCCCGCCGGCGACGGGCCACTGATCTGCGCCCCCGGGGACCAGGGCAACATCGACGCGCAGACCTTCCAGACCCACGACGGCACCCGGTACCTGCTCTACAAGGGCGAGCACCCGGGCGGCGGCGCGTCGGCGATCTTCGCGCAGAAGATGACGCAGGACGGCACCGCCACCGACGGCGCGCGCACCGAGATCCTGCGCGCGGACCGGCCCGAGGAGAACGGCATCGTCGAGGCGCCGGTGATCAGCCAGCGCGGCGACCGGTTCGTGCTGTTCTACTCCGCCGACGACTTCCGCAACGCCACCTACCAGACGCGTTACGCCACGGCGTCCTCGCTCACCGGCCCCTACACCAAGGCCGACCAGCCGCTGATGACCACGGAGTCGCTGAGCGGGGCGACCGAAGGCCCCGGTGGCGCCGATGTCGTGGGCGGGCGCATCTACTTCCACGGCTGGCTCGACGGCCAGCGCACCCAGCGCGGCCTGTTCGGCCTGAACCTGGAGTTCTCGGACGGCGTCCCGCAGGTGTCCTAA
- a CDS encoding NAD(+)/NADH kinase gives MVITGESRTLGLVIHPTRSVDSSVRTVTEYAREHGVEVIVRTADAARVPEVTAVSEADFVARVGAVLSLGGDGTMLGAMRLVTQRPVPVLGVNHGHLGFLVEIAPPQLPDALDRLVRGEYTIEPHSCLVATVDRAPLATGAGFNDVVLARMGRSGAVSVDLVVNGRQYGYYRCDALIVATPTGSTAYNYAAGGPVLSPSAPAIAVTPVAPMAGIGRSIVLGPQDEVRLHVADDSVPVGVEVDGTAAGALGPDGVLTTALRPDAAQVVRLAAGEHASRSRVKLSLLDLPLRPGQLIELIPENLRRRLDP, from the coding sequence GTGGTGATCACGGGGGAGTCGCGGACACTGGGCCTGGTGATCCATCCGACCAGGTCGGTGGACTCGTCGGTGCGGACAGTCACCGAGTACGCGCGGGAGCACGGTGTCGAGGTGATCGTGCGCACCGCCGACGCCGCGCGCGTGCCCGAGGTGACGGCGGTGTCCGAAGCGGACTTCGTCGCCCGCGTCGGCGCCGTGCTCAGCCTCGGCGGCGACGGCACGATGCTCGGCGCGATGCGGCTGGTGACGCAGCGGCCGGTGCCGGTGCTCGGGGTCAACCACGGGCACCTCGGCTTCCTCGTGGAGATCGCGCCCCCGCAGCTGCCGGACGCGCTGGACCGGCTCGTCCGCGGCGAGTACACGATCGAACCGCACAGCTGCTTGGTGGCCACTGTGGACCGGGCGCCGCTGGCGACCGGAGCCGGGTTCAACGACGTGGTGCTGGCGCGGATGGGCCGCTCCGGCGCGGTGTCGGTGGACCTCGTGGTCAACGGGCGGCAGTACGGCTACTACCGCTGCGACGCGCTGATCGTCGCCACGCCGACCGGGTCGACGGCCTACAACTACGCGGCGGGCGGGCCGGTGCTGTCGCCGTCCGCGCCGGCGATCGCGGTCACTCCGGTCGCGCCGATGGCGGGCATCGGCCGCAGCATCGTGCTCGGACCGCAGGACGAGGTCCGGCTGCACGTGGCGGACGACAGCGTGCCGGTCGGCGTCGAGGTCGACGGGACGGCCGCGGGCGCGCTCGGACCGGACGGGGTGCTGACCACCGCGTTGCGCCCGGACGCGGCGCAGGTGGTGCGGCTGGCGGCGGGGGAGCACGCCAGCCGCAGCCGGGTGAAGCTGAGCCTGCTCGACCTGCCGCTGCGCCCCGGCCAGCTGATCGAGCTGATCCCGGAGAACCTGCGGCGCCGCCTCGACCCCTGA